A window of Ipomoea triloba cultivar NCNSP0323 chromosome 2, ASM357664v1 contains these coding sequences:
- the LOC116010771 gene encoding uncharacterized protein LOC116010771, whose translation MRDESNDFTTPHLLVECWLLICSFPNNNLQVEAKVRSFELENLQVSMETPSIILRRSIFTFLQKYQYFTTIAALLAFPFAASTLLLQSLVPIIPSSSIFFSILHTNQLSHTIAISVLAFPSTLSSFLFSKASVIHALMTNQECPLSFSCLFKLHIPLIHTQICNSLFTLSSLFIAFNLAHYGLGFSSMFFSAIGAVVFSLIVAHTFIICNLALILSATQKKGGFTALLGACILIKTRTATALSLALPTNAAMAAVEVLFQYRVVRAYHDDGVFSVALEGLFIGYLYALPLVLDTIVAYFFFTSCQVDKDGNGRKKIAQDQSLACSCRGIKIVEDLP comes from the exons ATGAGAGATGAAAGCAATGACTTCACCACACCTCACCT TCTTGTTGAGTGTTGGCTGCTAATATGTTCCTTCCCCAACAACAATCTTCAAGTTGAAGCTAAGGTGAGATCATTTGAGCTTGAGAATTTGCAGGTTTCCATGGAAACACCATCCATCATTCTCAGGAGATCAATCTTTACTTTTCTGCAGAAGTATCAGTACTTCACCACCATTGCTGCATTGTTAGCTTTCCCATTTGCAGCCTCAACTCTATTGCTTCAATCTTTGGTCCCAATAATTCCTTCTTCCTCAATATTTTTCTCCATCCTCCATACAAACCAGCTTTCTCACACCATTGCCATATCTGTTCTTGCATTCCCTTCTACCCTTTCCTCCTTTCTCTTCAGCAAAGCCTCTGTAATTCATGCCCTGATGACCAATCAAGAATGCCCATTATCTTTTTCCTGTCTTTTCAAACTTCACATCCCCTTGATTCATACCCAAATCTGCAACTCCTTATTCACCCTCTCTTCCCTATTCATTGCCTTCAATTTGGCACATTATGGATTAGGCTTTTCTTCCATGTTTTTTTCTGCCATTGGAGCTGTGGTTTTCTCCTTAATTGTTGCCCACACCTTCATCATCTGTAACCTGGCATTGATTCTATCAGCAACCCAGAAAAAGGGAGGCTTTACTGCGCTTCTCGGGGCTTGTATTCTGATCAAGACAAGGACTGCCACAGCTCTATCATTAGCCCTCCCAACCAACGCCGCCATGGCTGCAGTTGAAGTTCTGTTCCAATACAGAGTTGTGAGGGCTTATCATGATGATGGGGTTTTCTCAGTTGCTTTGGAGGGGTTGTTCATTGGATATCTGTATGCTCTTCCCCTCGTACTTGACACCATTGTCGCCTACTTTTTCTTCACAAGTTGTCAGGTAGACAAAGATGGAAATGGAAGGAAGAAGATTGCCCAAGATCAATCCTTAGCTTGCAGCTGCAGGGGTATAAAGATTGTTGAAGACCTTccctga